In Flavobacterium enshiense, the genomic stretch GAGCCCAAGAGGGGGAGCTTTTAAAGCCTGACAGCAATGTCGGGCTTTTTTTATTTCTAACAATTCTACCCAGACATTTTGCTTGTATGTTTACTAAAGCTAAAGACAACATCAATTCCTTAAACTTATCCAAACGCTCTTTAGCTCCAAAGCAACAACAGTTACATTTATTATTCGACTATTTCGTAACTTTACGGAAATATTAAAATTCAACCATGAACATATTGTTTAAAAACTGGCATTTCATGCGTTACTTCCGATTGGCATTAGCCCTGTTTTTAGGATACGAAGCCGTCCGTACGCATGAGTGGTTTTTTATGGCTTTTGCAGCCTTTTTTCTTTTCCAGGCCATCTTTAATTTCGGATGCAGATCACAAAGCTGTACAGTGCCCCAAAAAAGAAGCAAGAAATAACTATGAGCAACTTTTCAGAAATAATCAATAAAAACCAACCCGTGTTAATCGATTTTCACGCGACATGGTGCGGTCCCTGCCAAACACTTTCCCCTATTCTCAAACAAGTCAAAGACGAATTGGGCGACAGCATATCGATAATAAAAATCGACGTCGATAAAAACCCCGCAATCGCGGAACAGTTTCAGGTTCGGGGCGTACCCACCATGCTGTTGTTCAAAAACGGAAAACAACTGTGGCGTCAATCAGGAATACTTTCGAAAAGCGACCTCCTTAACGTTTTCAAACAATACAGCTAAGCAGCTGTTCAATCAAAGCTGGTCTATTAAAAACGAAACAATAAAACGAAACAATAAAACGAAACAATAAAACGAAAAATATGAAAGCAAACATGGGAAATCGCGATAAATTCATCCGCATTGGAATTTCGATCATTTTAGCAATATTGGTCGCAACTGAAGTCATTACCGGAACACTAGGTTTTGTTGCATTGGGCATAGGAGCAGTCTTTCTATTAACCAGCACCATCAGTTTTTGCCCATTGTACTCACTGCTGGGCATAAAAACCACACCAAAAACAACTGATGAAAAATAAAACAGTACTGCTTTGGTTAGTCGGCGGCGTCATAGGTGCTACGGCGGGCTATTTCTATTTCTTGTACTTTGGATGCAAAGATTCCTGTACCATTACTTCAAGTCCGATTAACAGCACACTTTACGGAACCGTTATGGGCGGACTCCTGTTCTCCATGTTTGACACGAAGAAGAAAAAATAAACCGTTGGATGGTTTTCACTACACTATAACCCCTGCTGTATGCAGGGGTTTTTTACTATATCAAAACTCCTATCATTACGTTGTAAATCGTAAAAAACTTTTATTTCTTTTGCCGAAAATAGCGCTATCATTTCAAATCGCTACCCTATACAACTGACATACAGGTATTTAATCGCATTTACTGTCTTTTCCATTCGATTTATTCGTAAATTTACTACACTCTTATAGTAAAGCCCCTCAAACTTTTATTCACATTGTGAAATGCCCATGATTTGCATGAGAAATCACCGCACTGGTAATCTCATGACAATTTCGCACATCTATTAAAAAAAATAAACAACTGTATCATGAAAAAAATTATTCTTTTGGTAAGCCTGATGGCTTGTTTATTTGGATTTGCCCAGCCCGGAGCACTGGACCTCTCTTTTAACCCAACAGATGCAGGTTTTGGTTGGGGAGACGGACCAAATGCTTCTGTTTCCTCAACCAACCTCCTACCCGATGGTAAAATCATTATTGGTGGGATTTTTACGTCCTATAATGGTAAGACACGAAATAGAATCGCCCGTCTGAACCCAAATGGCTCGCTTGATGCTTCTTTTAATCCCGGCACTGGTGCGGATAATGCTGTTTGGTCAACCGCCCTGCAGCCCGACGGAAAAATTATTATTGGCGGGGAATTTTCGTCGTATAACGGTACGACGCGCAATAAAATTGCCCGCCTAAATGCCGATGGCTCACTGGACACCTCTTTTAATCCGGGTATCGGCCCGACGAATGACTCTTCTAATTCAGTTGTTTGGTCAATCGCCTTGCAAGCCGATGGGAAAATAATTATCGGCGGGGCATTTACATCATATAATGGTACGGAACGATTTAGAATCGCCCGACTGAATGCAGATGGATCGCTGGATTCCTCCTTTAGTCATGGTTATGGGTCGAGTGGCCCTGTTTACGCAATATCCTGCCAACCCGACGGAAAAATCATTATTGGTGGACTTTTTGGTTCGTATAATGGTACGGAACGCTTACATATCGCCCGCCTGAACACCGATGGCTCACTGGACTCCTCTTTTAATGTCGGGACAGGGGCAACTTCCAGAGTTATGTCCATTGCACTGCAACCCGATGGAAAAATCGTTATCGGCGGGGATTTTGATCACTATAATGGTACAGCACGCAATCATATCGCCCGCCTGAACAACGATGGCTCCCTTGACACCGCTTTCAATCCCGCAGGGCCGGATAATGGAGTCTATTCAATCGCACTGCAGCCCAATGGAAAAATCATTATTGGCGGGAATTTTTTAAGGATTAACGGTAGTCTCCGCAAGGGAATCGTCCGACTGAACGGGGATGGCTCGTTGGAGACCTCTTTTAATCCGGGTACCTTATCAGTTGGTCCTGTCGACTCAATCGTCCTGCAACCCGATGGTAAAATCATTATTGGCGGGGATAATTTCACCCGCCTGAATACCGATGGCTCGCTGGACACCGCTTTTAATCCGGGGGGTACCGGAGCGAATAGCTCACTTACTTCAATAACCCCGCAACCCGATGGCAAAATCATTATTGGAGGGGATTTCACTTATTATAATGGTGCAACACGCAATCATATCGCCCGTCTGAATGCCAATGGCTCGTTGGACGCCACTTTTAATCCGGGTACCGGGGTTATTGGCCAAGTTAATTCAACTACCGTGCAACCCAATGGAAAAATCATTATTGCCGGGTGGTTTTGGGGGTATAACGGTACGACACGCAATAAAATTGCCCGCCTGAATGCCGATGGTTCTCTGGACAACTCTTTTAATCCGGGTATAGGAGCGGATAGCGGCGTTTCAGCAATCGCCCTGCAACCCGATGGCAAAATCATTATTAGCGGTCTTTTTACCTCGTATAACGGTACGGCACGCAATAAAATCGCCCGCGTGAATGCCGATGGTTCTCTGGACACCTCTTTCAATCCGGGTAGCGGGGTGTTTGGCAATAATGCAATTTCAATCGCCCTGCAACCCAATGGCAAAATCATTATTGGTGGAAAATTTACTTATTATAATGGTACAGTACGCAATAATATCGCCCGCCTGAATGCCGATGGCTCGTTGGACACCTCTTTTAATCCGGGCACAGGGGTACCTGATTTTGTTAACACAGCCACCCTGCAGCCCGATGGCAGAATCATTGTCGGCGGAGGATTATACGATGAAGACTATATGATCAGTACCGGCAAGATCATCCGCCTGAACACGGATGGCTCTCTGGACACTTCTTTTAACCCGGGTGTCAGCCCCGGGGATTTTAGTGAAATTAAGTCAACCATCCTGCAACCCGATGGCAAAATCATTATTGGCGGGAGGTTCGTGTCTTATAATGGTGTTCCTCTCCACGGTATAGCCCTCCTTAATGCGGATGGGTCACTGGAGACCACTTTTAATCCGGGCACAGGGGTGGATCGAGCCGTTTCAGCGATCATCCTGCAACCCGATGGCAAAATCATTATTGGCGGGGATTTTACTTCCTATAACGGCGCAGGACGCAATAGGATTGCAAGGATACACGGAAACACATCCCTATCAAGCAATCAAGCTGCCTACATGTTTAGTAACGTGGTAGCATATCCAAATCCGTTCAGCGAAAACTTCAAATTAAACATATCTACTTTACATGAAGAAACAATAATAATAACGGTTTATGATATGATTGGAAGACAACTTGAACAACATGAGGTTAAACCGAGTGAAGCATCTAAACTTCAAATGGGTAACCAATTCCCTTCAGGGGTTTACAATGTTACAATGGTGCAAGGCAAGGAAACAAAAACGCTGAAAGTGATAAAAAAGTAAATCAATAAAAAATACGATTCTAAAGACAGTGGCAAATTGTAGTTTGCCACTGTTTTTTTTTGCATTATCCCAAAAGGTCAAAAAATTGAAAAGTCAAAACTCTGATTTCATAACGAGGGATTTTTCAAACAAAGCTACAATCGATTTAAAAAATCCAAAAAGCAACCTTCACCTACATTGCAGCTCTTATATACTTGCTCCATACTTAAGCCATACTTAAGCCATACTTAAGCCATACTTAAGCCATATATAAGCCATACATAAGCCGAGTAATTAAAAAACAGCTGCTTAAAAACAACTCTCATTTTTTTTCGCCAAAAACCGTAACTTTATCCTTCACAACAAAACTGTTATGCAAACCAAAATAAATACCGCCCAGGAAGCTTTTGTCTACTGGAAGGCGACATCAATCGAAGAACGCGTTGCCATGGTTCAGGAGCTAAAAAAAGTGCTCCATCAAAACCGCGAACAATATGCCACCCTAATCACAAAGGAAATGGGCAAACCCATCACACAATCCCTTGCCGAAGTAGATAAATGCGGCGTGCTTTGCGACTATTATTGTCAAAATGCAGCCACCATACTACAAACCAAACATATCCATACCGAAGGCCATGAAAATTTCGTAACCTACGAACCGCTGGGCGTACTACTAGGCGTTATGCCTTGGAACTTCCCTTTCTGGCAGGTCTGCCGTTTTGCGATACCGTCAATCATTGCTGGGAACGTCATAATGGTTAAACATGCAAGCAATGTACCTGAATCAGCCGAAAGCATTGAAGCCTTATTTATAGAAAGCGGTTTTCCAATCGGTGTGTATCAAAACCTCCATTTATCGAGTGATAAAGTAGCCGACGTGATTGCCCATCCTGAAATCAAAGGAGTTTCCCTCACCGGAAGTGAAGCCGCAGGAAGTTCTGTAGCAGCACAGGCCGGAAAGCACCTTAAAAAGTCGTTACTGGAACTCGGAGGCAGCAATGCCTTTATCGTTTGCGAAGATGCCGATTTAGACAAAGCTGTAGCATCAGCCGTTAACGCACGCATGCAAAATACCGGACAAAGCTGTATTGCAGCCAAACGTTTTTTAATTCAGCAGAACATTTTCGACGATTTCACCGAAAAATACAAACAAGCCGTCAGCCAGCTCGTTTGTGGTGACCCCATGCTGGCAGAAACACAAATTGGTCCGCTGGCCCGTGTTGACTTAGCCATAGAATTGGAAAAACAAGTCGAACAATCCGTTGCCATGGGCGCGAAAATAATACTGGGTGGAAAACGAAAAGACGCTTTTTACGATCCAACTATACTGATCAACGTTACCACCGAGATGCCAGTTTTCAAAGAAGAAACCTTTGGCCCAGTAGCGGCTCTGATTTCTTTCAAAGACTTGACCGAAGCCATCGAGATCAGCAATCAGTCCGAATTCGGCTTAGGCGTTTGCATTTTTACCGAAGATATCGATACCCTCAGAAACCATATAAGCAAATTCGAGGAAGGAGCGGTCTTCATCAACACTATGGTCAAATCCGACCCGCGTTTACCCTTCGGAGGAGTTAAAAAATCCGGCTACGGAAGGGAATTATCTGAAGAAGGTATTAAAGAATTCGTTAATATCAAAACAGTTGTAATCCAGAAGTCTTAAATTTCCCACCAAAAGAAGAAAAAATGTGAAACTCTTTTGTGACCTGTTCCTACAAACAAGGAGATTAAAAACTTTTCCTAAATTGCAGGGATTAAACACAAACCACTAACCATTATGAAAAAATTATTCTTTTTGTTATCGGCCCTAATGCTGATTTCCTTTGAATCCACAGCACAAAAAAAAATCGAAGCAGAAAAACAGGCGATTGCCACTACTTTGAACAATTGGCATAAAGATGCTGCGGAAGGAAATTTCGATAAGTATTTCGGTACGATGTCAGACGAATCCATCTTCATTGGTACCGATGCAACCGAAAACTGGAACAAAAAACAATTTATTGATTTTGCCAAACCGTATTTCGACAAAGGCCATGCCTGGGACTTTAAACCTGTTGAACGCCATATCTATATGGATCCATCCGGAAAAATAGCGTGGTTTGATGAATTATTGGACACTTGGATGAAAATCTGTCGCGGTTCGGGTGTTATGGTAAAAGAAGGAAAAGTGTGGAAAGTAAAACACTACGTACTTTCAATGACGGTTCCGAATGACGATGTTAAAGACGTTATCAAAATTATTGCACCGAAGGAAGATGCACAGCTGCAACAAATAAAAAGCAGCAAATAAAATTAATCCTAAACCAAACAAAAAACGCTACCCTTCTCGGTAGCGTTTTTATTATTATAATTTCTTAGCCAGGTTCTCTAACATCGTAGTGGTCATACGTTCCATGTCGAAATCATGCTGCCAACCCCAGTCTGTTCTTGCAGAAGAGTCGTCAATACTTGCAGGCCAGCTGTCAGCAATCGCCTGACGGAAATCCGGAGCATAATCGATTGTGAATTCCGGAATGTGATTTTTGATCGATTCTGCGATTTCCTTCGGCGTAAAACTTACCGCGGATAAATTATAAGACGAACGGATTTTAATTTTCTCTGCAGGTGCCTGCATAATACTGATCGTTGCTTTAATTGCATCGTCCATGTACATCATCGGCAAACCGGTATTTTCCGAAAGGAAACAAGTGTATTTTTTATCTTCCAGCGCTTTGTAGTAGATATCCACAGCATAATCCGTAGTACCGCCACCAGGAGGAGTTGTCCATGAAATAAGTCCCGGATAACGGATACTTCTCACGTCTACCCCATATTTAGTATTGTAGTATTCACACCAACGCTCACCGGATTGTTTCGAAATTCCGTAAACTGTCGATGGCTCCATCACAGTGTACTGCGGCGTATTATTTCTCGGAGTTGTAGGACCGAAAACCGCTATACTCGATGGCCAGAAAATCTTTTGGATTTTTCCGTCTTTCGCCAGGTTAAGTACGTGAAACAACGAGTTCATGTTCAGATCCCAGGCAAAAGCAGGGTTCTTTTCTGCTGTAGCCGAAAGCAAAGCTGCCATCAGATACACATCGGTAATCTGATATTTCTCAATAAGATGTTCAATCTGATTATAATCAAGGGCATTCACAACTTCAAAAATTCCGTTATGCACCACATCGTTCTCCAGTTTTCGGATGTCCGAAGCTATTACATTATCAACTCCGTAGGTTTCTCTCAGTTTTGCAGTCAGTTCAGTACCGATTTGCCCGCAAGCGCCAATGATTAAAATTTTCGTGCTCATTTCTATTTTTTTAGTACCCACAAAGATACTCTTTTGCTAAAATTTAGAATTCAATTTCAATCTGAAAATTTTCAATTCACAAAAAATCAGATTTTAGTTAACATATTCCCCTCAAAAAAAGGAGTTTTCAATAACATTTGTAAATTTGCTTTCTAAACTTTTATTATGAAAATCAAGTCGTCGCTGTTGCTTTTATTGTCCCTGTTGATTTTTTCCTGCCAAAACAAAGAGGAAAGAATCGCCGACAGTGATAAAGCGGCAAAACATAATGATTCGGTATTTGCCGTGATCAACCAAAACTGGAAATTCAACATACCGCCGGTAAATTCGAAAGTACAAACCAAAATAAACAGATGGCAGGAATGGCGTGCCTTTAATGAGGAATTGCAACAAAAACCAAAGAGTTCACTGAATGCCTTTCGACTAAAATCCAAAAGCTTAACGGTAAAAGGTGAAATGATCAACAACAACATTCCGGCTATGTTCAACAAACCGGCCGTAAAAAGCAGGATTTCCACGCTGAACACCAAACTGAAATCGCTGGAAACATATATCTCACTTGAATACATTCCGACAAAAAAAGTAATTCCATTGATACAGGATATCACCGAAGAGGTTATTTCAATTCAAAACCAGATGAATGAAATAATCGTAAAAAGTGAAATCCCGAAAGAAGAAGGGGAAGTGATCATGCTTCAGGCGTTGGATACCACCCGTCATGCCCGTCGTGAAATTCAGGAACCACAACCCTAATATTTACTAAATCACATAAGTCATATAAGTTTACCCAATCCTTATATGACTTATTTGTTTAAATATAAAACGTTTACATTGAAAACCGACATTCAAAATATCTATAATAAATCGGCGAAAGTTACCCAGATAGCGGAACAACTTCAAAAACGCGAATCGAAAATCCAAATGAAAGGATTAATCGGTTCGTCGTTGTCGTTTGTCATCGAAACCCTTTTCCAAAAAACCGACCTCCCTTACTTACTGATTTTTCAAGACAAGGAAGAAGCGGCCTATTATCTTAATGATCTGGAAAGCCTGATCAACGATCAGGACGTGTTATTCTATCCGGGCTCGTATCGTCGCCCATATCAAATTGAAGAAACTGACAACGCCAATGTTTTATTACGAGCCGAAGTACTGAACCGTATAAATTCGCGCAAAAAACCGGCCATCATCGTTACCTATCCCGATGCACTTTTTGAAAAGGTGGTTACCCGAAAGGAATTGGACAAAAACACGCTGAAAGTAGCTGTTGGCGATTCTATTTCCATCGATTTCATTAACGAGGTACTTTTTGAATACAATTTCAAACGCGTGGATTTCGTTTCCGAACCGGGCGAATTTTCCGTACGAGGCGGAATCATTGACGTGTTTTCGTTTTCCAATGACAATCCGTACCGAATTGAATTCTTTGGCAACGAAGTGGATTCCATACGAAGTTTCGATGTCGAAACACAGCTTTCCATCGAAAAACAGAAGAAAATCACCATTATCCCGAATGTTGAAAATAAATTCCTGAAAGAGAACCGCGAAAGTTTCCTGGAATACATAAATCCGCAAACTGTGCTTTTCATTCAGAACACAGATTTGTTGTTAACACAATTGGACAAATTGTTCGGAAAAGCCACGGAAGCCTTTGAAAAACTCTCAAAAGACATTCAGCATACAGCTCCGGAAGCCATGTTTTTAAACCAGCAGGCTTTCGTAAAAAAGGCTTTGGATTTTACGTTAGTGGAATTGGCTACCAAACCCATTTTCCGAACCGAAAAAACGTTTGAATTTCACACACAGCCGCAACCATCGTTCAACAAGCAGTTTGATTTATTGTTAAATAATCTAAACGACAATCATTTTAACGGCATCAAAAACTATTTGTTCTGTTCCAATGACGGACAGGCAAAACGTTTCCACGATATTTTTGAAAGTCTGGATGAAGCGAATCACGAAAACATTCGCAAACAATACCACACCATTGTTTTTTCGTTGTTTCAGGGGTTCATCGACGAAGAAAACCAAATTGCCTGTTATACCGATCATCAGATATTCGAGCGTTATCATAAGTTCAATCTGAAAAATGGGTATTCGAAGAAGCAGACTATCACACTGAAGGAACTTACCACCCTTTCCGTGGGTGATTATGTGACACACATCGATCACGGAATCGGGAAATTTGGCGGATTGCAAAAAATTCAGGTGGAAGGCAAAACGCAGGAAGCCATCAAATTGGTCTATGCCGATAACGATATTGTGTACGTAAGCATTCACTCGCTGCACAAAATATCGAAATACAACGGAAAAGACGGAGCGCCTCCAAAAATATACAAGCTAGGCTCAACAGCCTGGAAAACTTTAAAACAAAAAACCAAAGCCCGTGTAAAACACATTGCGTTCAATCTGATTCAGCTATACGCTAAACGCCGTTTAGACAAAGGTTTTGCTTTTGCACCGGACAGTTATTTGCAGGCCGAACTGGAATCCTCCTTTATTTACGAAGACACGCCCGATCAGTTAAAAGCTACACAGGAAGTAAAAACCGACATGGAGAACGACCGCCCGATGGACCGTTTGGTTTGTGGTGACGTTGGTTTCGGAAAAACCGAAGTCGCTATCCGTGCGGCTTTTAAAGCGGTCGATAATGGAAAGCAAGTGGCCGTTTTGGTTCCGACAACCATTTTGGCGTTTCAGCATTATAAAACCTTCCGTGAACGCTTAAAAGAAATGCCGGTGAATGTTGCATACATCAATCGTTTCCGTAGCGCCAAACAAAAAGCAGAAACCCTGAAACAACTTGAAGAAGGAAAACTCGACATTCTTATCGGAACTCATCAGTTGGTCAATAAAAATGTAGTTTTCAAGGATTTGGGACTACTTATTGTGGACGAGGAGCAAAAGTTCGGTGTAAATGTAAAAGATAAACTGAAAACCATCGCGCATAACGTAGACACGCTGACCTTAACGGCGACACCAATCCCGAGAACCCTTCAGTTTTCGCTAATGGCGGCACGTGATTTATCGGTTATAACAACGCCGCCACCGAACCGTTATCCGATAGACACACAGGTTGTTGGTTTTAACGAAGAAGTGATTCGTGATGCGATTTCTTATGAGATCGAGCGTGGCGGACAAGTATATTTCATCAACAACCGTATTGAAAACATCAAGGAAATTGCCGGTATGATTCAGCGTTTGGTTCCCGGAGCGAAAGTTGGCGTGGGACACGGTCAGATGGACGGTAAAAAACTCGAAGAACTGATGTTGGCCTTTATGGACGGCGAATTTGATGTTTTGGTAGCCACAACCATCATTGAAAGTGGTTTAGACGTACCGAATGCCAATACGATTTTCATCAACAATGCCAATAATTTCGGATTGTCTGATTTGCATCAGATGCGTGGCCGTGTGGGACGAAGCAATAAAAAAGCGTTCTGTTATTTTATTTGTCCGCCCTATTCTGCTATGACCGAAGAAGCCCGAAAACGAATTCAGGCTTTAGAGCAGTTCAGCGAACTGGGCAGCGGTTTCAACATTGCCATGAAAGATTTGGAAATTCGCGGCGCAGGGGATTTATTGGGTGGAGAACAAAGCGGTTTCATCAATGACATTGGCTTCGACACCTATCAGAAAATCATGAACGAAGCCATCGAGGAATTAAAAGAAAACGAATTCAAGGACTTGTATCCGGAAGAAAACGACATCGAAACCAAGGAATACGTCAAAGATATTCAGATTGATACCGATTTCGAATTATTGTTCCCGGACGAATACATTAACAACATTTCGGAACGACTGAACCTGTACAATGAATTGAGTTTGATTAAAACGGAAGAAGCGCTTCAGCAATACGAACAAAAACTGATTGACCGTTTCGGTGCCCTGCCAAAACAAGCGGTGGCTTTACTGAACAGCATTCGTATCAAATGGAAAGCGACCCATATCGGAATTGAAAAATTGGTACTGAAGCAAGGAAAAATGGTTGGTTATTTTGTTTCCGACCAGCAATCGGATTTCTACCAGTCGGCCAAATTCATGAAAGTGTTGCAGTTCGTACAACAAAACGGAAACCTCTGCAAAATGAAGGAGAAAGAAACCAAAAACGGTTTGCGATTGCTACTGACTTTCGAAAATGTAAAATCAGTAAAACGCGCATTGGAACTAATAGAAATGATATAAAAAAAGCCTCAGACTTGAGGCTTTTCTATTTTCTTTATATTCGAATAGTAATTCAAAAGGAATTCGGTGGAACTGTCATGTGGTTTTGAAATTCCGGTTTTAATTTCATCTAGTATGGTTGAAGCCAATTGCTTTCCGTATTCCACTCCAAACTGATCATAACTGAAAATATTCCAGATGACACCCTGTACAAATATCTTATGCTCGTACATCGCAATTAACGATCCAAGCGCTTTAGGGGTCAATTTTTGAATAAGCAGTGTATTCGTAGGCTTATTACCTTCAAAAACCTTAAAAGGGGCTAAAAATTCATTTTTAACACCTTCTGCTGATACCTCGTCATCGCTTTTCCCTAAAAGCAGAGCTTCGGTTTGGGCAAAGAAATTCGACATGAGCTTATCATGATGCTCCTTATTGCCATGAAGCGGCTCAATAAAGCCGATAAAATCACACGGAATCAATTTGGTTCCCTGGTGAACTAACTGGAAGAACGCATGCTGGGCATTACTGCCCGGTTCGCCCCAGATAATGTTTCCTGTCTGGTAATTGACCGGATTACCGTCACGATCCACTCGCTTCCCGTTACTTTCCATTACTGCCTGCTGCAAATACGTCGCTAACTTTTTCAGGTATTGTGAGTATGGGATGACCGCTTCGGTTTCGCATCCGAAGAAATTATTGTACCAAACGCTCAGCAAGGCCAATATCACCGGTATGTTACGCTCAAAAGGCTGTTGCTCGAAATGGGAATCCATCTTGTTGGCCCCCTCGAGTAATTCTTCAAAGTTTTCATATCCTATCGACAGAGCAATGGACAATCCCACGGCGCTCCACATCGAGAAACGACCACCTACCCAATCCCACATTGGGAATATATTATCGGGAGCGATACCGAACTCGGTAACTTTTTCAATATTGGTGGAAACGGCCACAAAATGTTTGGCGATATCTTCATTTTTAGCCGAACGTAAAAACCACCTTTTCAGGAAAGTCGCATTGGAAATGGTTTCCTGGGTGGTAAAAGTCTTCGAAACCACAACAAACAAGGTGGTTTCAGGGTTCAGATTCTTAACGGTTTCGGCAATATGATCACCATCAATATTGGAAACAAAATGAAGATTTAAGTGATTTTTATAAAACTGCAAAGCTTCCACAGCCATATCCGGACCCAGGTCAGAACCACCGATACCAATATTTACAATATCGGTAAAACGTTTACCGGAAAAACCTTTACGGTCACCTGAAATAACAGATTCAGTAAATGACTTTATCTTTCGCTGAATCTCTTCAATTTCTGAAATAATATCCTTTCCATCCACAACAAGTGATTCCTGCGAAGTACGCAAAGCGGTATGCAGCGCGGACCTGTTTTCGGTCGCATTGATTTTATCACCCGAAAAATACTTCCGGATGGCATCTTTCAGATGAATCTCATCAGCCAACCCCAAAAGCAATGACAACGTTTCAGAATTGATTCGGTTTTTCGAAAAATCCAGCAGAAAGCCATTCCATTGAATATGGAATTTCTGTACTCTGTTCGGATCTCCGGAAAACATTTCCTGCATGGAAGCATGTTCCATCTCAGCAAAATGTTCCTGTAATTTTCTCCAGGATTCGGTTCTTATGGGATTAGTGTTTATCAACGCCATTATTCTCCAAATTTAGCTAATGAAACACTATCCAATTCTTTTTTTAACGGAGTCATTTCGTTTATAAATCGGGCTTTGTATTTTGGGCTCATAGGTTCAGAATTGGGTAATTTTTGACGGAGTGGATCAACCTGAATCCCATTTTTCCAGAAACGGTAGCAAACATGAGGCCCAGTAGCCAAACCAGTACTACCAACCTTCCCAATCACTTGCCCCTGTTGAACATGCTGTCCTTGTCTGACAAGTATCTTTGACATGTGAAGATATTGCGTGGAATAAGTCCCGTTGTGTTTCACTTTCACGAAATTACCGTTACCACCAGTGTACCCTGTCTGCACAACCGTTCCTGAGGCGGTGGTCATGATCGGAGTTCCGGTCGCTGCCGCATAATCAGTCCCATTGTGTGCTTTCCAGCGCAACTGGACAGGGTGAAAACGGCTTTTAGCAAATCGCGAGGTAATATTTACGAATTTCAGTGGCGCTTTCAAGAACATATTCTTAAGCACTTTTCCTTCTTCATCGAAATAATCGACTCTTTTAGAATTCTCATCCTGTTTGAACGGAAACGCATAGATTTTTTTCCCTTTGTACTCAAAGTAAGAAGCCTCAACATTTTCAACGCCTAGATATTCTCCGCCTTCAAGGTATTTTTCATTCACGATTACCGCGAACTTGTCACCTTTCTTGATTTTAAAAAAATCGATGGACCAAGCGTAAATTTTCGATAATTCGGGAGCTAATGCTGGAGAAACCCCAGACCGGCTAAGGGTACTGGAAACAGAACCGTCAATGGCAGCAGCAATCGTTC encodes the following:
- a CDS encoding peptidoglycan DD-metalloendopeptidase family protein yields the protein MRYVTIILLSLILFACNKKEEKEGTKKAEAPKEKIVIEFGFKLNDFKVVHDTVQSGDSFGKILSEQGFDAAKVHEINEKVKDSFDVRNIRIGKPFTLLQNKTAPNDLKVFIYQPDKMSYYVVDLRDSIPLVYKKERPVVIKRRTIAAAIDGSVSSTLSRSGVSPALAPELSKIYAWSIDFFKIKKGDKFAVIVNEKYLEGGEYLGVENVEASYFEYKGKKIYAFPFKQDENSKRVDYFDEEGKVLKNMFLKAPLKFVNITSRFAKSRFHPVQLRWKAHNGTDYAAATGTPIMTTASGTVVQTGYTGGNGNFVKVKHNGTYSTQYLHMSKILVRQGQHVQQGQVIGKVGSTGLATGPHVCYRFWKNGIQVDPLRQKLPNSEPMSPKYKARFINEMTPLKKELDSVSLAKFGE